From Methylomonas sp. EFPC3, a single genomic window includes:
- the lpxD gene encoding UDP-3-O-(3-hydroxymyristoyl)glucosamine N-acyltransferase → MLIKDLAQHCDATVHGGDASVFINSAADIMSAHAHQVTVLSDGKYKKYLKDTQASACFISEALIDSDIPENLALLVCKDPEISFLNAVKALHPEPALKRQVSEHAVLADTSTLGYDVHVGPFATIGQHSSIGDSSTIEAGARIGNHVSIGKHCHIHPNAVIYDHSVIGNNVIIHAGAVIGADGFGYKFRDNQHVKVPHVGHVEIADNVEIGANTCIDRGALGATKIGAGSKIDNLVQLGHNNIVGRNVIICGQSGISGSCTIEDGAILAGSTGVADHVKIGSRAVVMARSGISADVDPGAQVFGSPAKDRKVAWRELAALAKLPELLQKFKALETRIAKLEE, encoded by the coding sequence ATGCTGATTAAGGATCTGGCCCAACACTGCGACGCCACCGTACACGGCGGCGACGCGTCGGTCTTCATCAACTCCGCCGCCGACATCATGTCTGCCCACGCCCATCAGGTGACGGTACTGAGCGACGGCAAATACAAAAAATATTTGAAAGACACCCAAGCCTCCGCTTGCTTTATCAGCGAAGCCTTGATCGACAGCGATATCCCGGAAAATCTGGCCCTGTTGGTGTGCAAGGACCCGGAAATCAGCTTCTTGAATGCGGTGAAGGCACTGCACCCGGAACCGGCGCTGAAACGCCAGGTGTCCGAACATGCGGTACTGGCCGATACCTCGACGCTAGGCTACGACGTCCACGTCGGCCCGTTCGCCACGATCGGCCAACACAGCAGCATCGGCGACAGCAGCACCATCGAAGCCGGCGCCCGCATCGGCAACCACGTCTCGATCGGCAAACACTGCCACATTCATCCGAATGCGGTGATTTACGACCACAGTGTGATCGGAAATAACGTCATCATCCACGCCGGCGCGGTAATCGGCGCCGACGGCTTCGGTTACAAATTCCGCGACAACCAGCACGTCAAAGTACCGCACGTCGGCCACGTCGAAATCGCCGACAATGTCGAAATCGGCGCCAACACCTGCATCGACCGCGGTGCGCTGGGCGCGACCAAGATCGGTGCCGGCAGCAAGATCGACAATCTGGTGCAACTGGGCCACAACAACATCGTCGGCCGCAACGTCATCATCTGCGGCCAATCCGGCATCTCCGGTTCCTGCACCATCGAAGACGGCGCGATTCTGGCCGGCAGCACCGGCGTCGCCGACCATGTCAAGATCGGCTCCCGTGCCGTGGTGATGGCGCGTAGCGGCATCTCGGCCGACGTCGATCCCGGCGCGCAAGTGTTCGGCAGCCCGGCCAAAGACCGTAAAGTGGCCTGGCGGGAATTGGCGGCGCTGGCCAAGCTGCCGGAGCTACTGCAAAAATTCAAGGCGCTGGAAACGCGGATCGCCAAACTGGAAGAGTAA
- a CDS encoding peroxiredoxin, with the protein MSQLEKNQEAPFFRAVNQHNKPVYLADYQGEKNIVLYFYPKDDTPGCTIEANDFTALADEFAALDTVVIGVSKDDCESHRAFIAKYGLNVQLLADTDGTLCDSYGTWQEVEKDGVKKRKIVRSTFIIDKDGKLVEAMYGVSHEGHAQAVLDIVKGLAAA; encoded by the coding sequence ATGTCACAATTAGAAAAAAACCAGGAAGCGCCCTTCTTCCGCGCCGTCAACCAACACAATAAACCGGTTTATCTGGCCGACTATCAGGGCGAAAAGAACATCGTGCTGTATTTCTATCCGAAAGACGACACCCCGGGCTGCACCATAGAAGCCAACGACTTTACCGCATTGGCCGACGAATTCGCGGCGCTGGATACCGTCGTGATCGGCGTCAGCAAAGACGATTGCGAAAGCCACCGCGCCTTCATCGCCAAATACGGCCTGAACGTACAACTGCTGGCCGACACCGACGGCACCTTGTGCGACAGTTATGGCACTTGGCAGGAAGTGGAAAAAGACGGCGTCAAAAAAAGGAAAATCGTTCGCTCCACTTTCATTATCGATAAAGACGGCAAGCTGGTGGAAGCCATGTACGGCGTCAGCCACGAAGGCCACGCCCAAGCGGTGCTGGACATCGTCAAAGGTCTGGCGGCGGCATAA
- a CDS encoding fused MFS/spermidine synthase, with amino-acid sequence MNSTAQTARQSSISPVIPFAATLFASATLMFVLQPMFGKILLPLLGGTPAVWNTCMVFYQTLLFLGYLYADWLSSRFGSQRQLQIHTALLIFSAIALPVALPADATPPTAGNPTLWLVWTLFLAIGLPFFVVSTTAPLLQKWFSHSGHHSSGDPYYLYAASNAGSLLALLSYPFLIEPNLGLTTQQLAWSGAYVGLCLLILVCGISFWRNQADKAEDEVLADAGVEPPTTLQQLHWLALAFVPSSLLLGLTQFISTDIAAVPLLWIVPLTLYLLTFILVFGTWADRLRPWMLAAQPAVLTVFIAYSFINPATLPYWLDLILHLIAFFLAVMVCHGELAKSRPHPQYLTRFYLVMSFAGMLGGLFNTFVAPFVFNSVYEYPIMIVAALLLRPGFFDGKWFLQPIFPAVVLAVGLIVYFSSRELFDYLDLIGGALILLAGVSYALRHSPIALGSLTGVLLLFTLGLHSMASNTLYQERSFFGVMSVRDTVIPDENQKPETVHELYHGTTKHGAQRLTPGNLTTPLTYYSKPGPIGQVFAEFDAENQHWHIGAVGLGAGALACYFKPGQQWTFYEIDPLVVEVAQNPKWFSYLSRCNPQAEMVVGDARLSLAKAADRSFDLLVMDAFSSDAVPTHLLTREALQLYFAKLKDDGLLAFHITNRHLALKKVMADHVNQLHLAALLQEFKPETDVPLVVATDWVVIAKNPERLQRLQQSRLGHWQKLPLTFGLQPWTDDFTHIIGIWK; translated from the coding sequence ATGAACAGCACCGCACAAACTGCCCGCCAATCTTCGATTTCTCCCGTCATTCCATTCGCCGCCACCCTGTTCGCCAGCGCCACGTTAATGTTCGTGCTGCAGCCGATGTTCGGCAAAATCCTGCTGCCCTTGCTGGGCGGCACGCCTGCGGTGTGGAATACCTGTATGGTGTTTTACCAGACCTTACTGTTCCTCGGCTATCTGTATGCCGATTGGCTCAGTTCGCGTTTCGGCAGCCAGCGCCAGTTGCAAATCCATACCGCGCTGCTGATATTCAGTGCGATCGCGTTACCGGTAGCGTTGCCGGCAGACGCGACGCCGCCCACCGCCGGCAATCCGACGCTATGGCTGGTTTGGACTTTGTTCCTGGCCATCGGCCTGCCCTTCTTCGTGGTGTCGACCACGGCACCGTTGCTGCAAAAATGGTTTTCGCACAGCGGCCATCACAGCAGCGGCGATCCCTACTATTTATACGCCGCCAGCAACGCCGGCAGCCTGTTGGCGCTATTAAGCTACCCGTTTTTGATCGAACCCAATTTGGGCCTGACGACGCAACAGCTGGCCTGGAGTGGTGCTTACGTCGGCTTGTGCCTGCTGATTCTGGTTTGCGGCATCAGTTTTTGGCGGAATCAGGCCGATAAGGCCGAAGACGAGGTGCTGGCCGATGCCGGCGTCGAACCGCCCACGACGTTGCAACAACTGCATTGGCTGGCCTTGGCTTTCGTGCCGTCCAGTTTATTGCTCGGCTTGACTCAGTTCATCAGTACCGACATCGCCGCAGTACCGTTGTTGTGGATCGTGCCGCTGACCTTGTACCTGCTGACCTTCATTCTGGTGTTCGGCACCTGGGCCGACCGGCTCCGGCCGTGGATGCTGGCCGCGCAGCCGGCGGTATTGACGGTATTCATCGCCTATTCCTTCATCAATCCGGCCACGCTGCCTTATTGGCTGGACCTGATTCTGCACCTGATCGCGTTTTTCCTGGCGGTAATGGTTTGCCACGGCGAATTGGCGAAAAGCCGGCCGCATCCACAATATCTGACTCGTTTTTATCTGGTGATGTCGTTCGCCGGGATGTTGGGCGGACTGTTCAATACCTTCGTCGCCCCGTTCGTGTTCAACTCGGTCTACGAATACCCGATCATGATCGTCGCGGCACTGTTGTTGCGGCCCGGCTTTTTCGACGGCAAATGGTTTCTGCAGCCGATTTTCCCGGCCGTGGTGTTGGCGGTCGGCCTGATCGTTTATTTCAGCAGCCGCGAATTGTTTGATTATCTGGATCTGATCGGCGGCGCCCTGATCCTGCTGGCCGGCGTCAGTTACGCACTGCGCCATAGCCCGATCGCGCTGGGCTCGCTGACCGGCGTGTTGCTGCTGTTTACGCTGGGCCTGCACAGCATGGCCTCCAACACCCTGTACCAGGAACGCAGTTTTTTCGGCGTGATGTCGGTGCGCGACACCGTGATCCCGGACGAAAACCAGAAGCCGGAAACCGTGCACGAGCTGTACCACGGCACCACTAAACACGGCGCACAACGCCTGACCCCCGGCAACCTGACGACACCGTTGACCTACTACAGCAAACCCGGCCCGATCGGCCAAGTGTTCGCCGAGTTCGACGCCGAAAACCAGCATTGGCATATCGGCGCGGTCGGCTTGGGCGCCGGTGCGCTGGCCTGCTACTTCAAGCCCGGCCAGCAATGGACGTTTTACGAAATCGACCCGCTGGTGGTCGAGGTGGCGCAAAATCCGAAATGGTTCAGCTACCTGAGCCGCTGCAACCCGCAAGCCGAAATGGTGGTCGGCGACGCCCGCCTGTCGCTGGCCAAAGCCGCCGACCGCAGTTTCGACTTGCTGGTGATGGACGCCTTCAGCTCGGATGCGGTGCCGACCCATCTGCTGACCCGCGAAGCCTTGCAGCTATACTTCGCCAAGCTGAAAGACGACGGCCTGCTGGCGTTTCACATCACCAACCGCCACCTGGCTTTGAAAAAAGTCATGGCCGACCACGTCAACCAGTTGCATCTGGCGGCCTTGCTGCAGGAATTTAAACCGGAAACCGATGTCCCTCTGGTGGTCGCCACCGACTGGGTGGTGATCGCCAAGAATCCGGAACGCCTGCAACGCTTGCAGCAAAGCCGGCTCGGCCACTGGCAAAAATTACCGTTGACCTTCGGTCTGCAACCCTGGACCGACGACTTCACCCATATTATTGGAATCTGGAAATAG
- a CDS encoding FMN-binding negative transcriptional regulator, with protein MYSPVQFQEHDPQLLQALMRDYPLACLITPTSTGTEINHLPLLWRDDGSEQGVLHGHVARNNPVWREYDRRRPASAVFQGPNAYISPTWYVGTREHGKVVPTWNYAVVHAHGRLRVVEDAAWLHRHLAEMTDVQEAGLASPWALADAPAEFTGNLLNQIVGIEIAVERLEGKWKVSQNQPVANRLGVIAGLQSSSQPQAVAMADLVRRCLGK; from the coding sequence ATGTACAGCCCCGTTCAGTTTCAAGAGCACGACCCACAGCTTCTCCAGGCATTGATGCGGGACTACCCGTTGGCATGCCTGATTACACCGACTTCAACGGGAACGGAAATCAATCACCTGCCGTTGCTTTGGCGCGATGACGGCTCTGAGCAAGGCGTGTTGCATGGTCATGTCGCCCGCAACAATCCGGTTTGGCGCGAATACGACCGACGCCGGCCGGCGTCGGCGGTGTTCCAAGGCCCCAACGCTTACATTTCGCCAACCTGGTACGTCGGCACGCGCGAGCATGGCAAAGTTGTGCCGACCTGGAATTACGCCGTCGTGCATGCTCATGGCCGGCTGCGGGTGGTAGAAGATGCCGCTTGGTTGCATCGACACTTGGCGGAGATGACCGACGTGCAGGAGGCCGGTCTGGCCTCACCGTGGGCTTTGGCCGATGCGCCGGCCGAATTTACTGGCAATTTGCTGAACCAGATTGTCGGTATCGAAATTGCCGTCGAGCGCTTGGAGGGGAAATGGAAAGTCAGTCAAAACCAGCCCGTCGCCAATCGGCTTGGGGTAATCGCAGGATTGCAATCCAGCAGCCAGCCGCAAGCGGTAGCAATGGCGGATCTGGTGCGACGGTGTTTGGGCAAATGA
- a CDS encoding flagellin, producing the protein MPSPMVINTNIASLNSQKYLSRTNESLQTSMERLSSGMRVNSAKDDAAGLAIADRMTSQIRGMTVAMRNANDGISMAQTAEAGMGTLTETLQRMRDLAIQAANRAAVSNGDRQKLQTEFAQLGDELQRIITNTEFNGKKILNGSLQGANFQIGANTASDNQISVTVSNLLSMSGINELFGTNRSIGSAATSTFVRSAIDAIDTAIEKIDIFRSNLGAIQNRFTTTIANLQSSIENQSAARSRIMDADFASETSNLTRSQILQQAGTAMLAQANQVSQGVLKLLQ; encoded by the coding sequence ATGCCATCACCAATGGTCATCAATACGAATATCGCTTCATTGAACAGCCAGAAATATCTGAGCCGGACTAACGAAAGTCTGCAAACGTCCATGGAGCGCTTGTCTTCAGGCATGCGGGTCAACAGCGCGAAAGACGACGCGGCCGGTTTGGCGATTGCCGACCGGATGACTTCGCAGATCCGCGGTATGACGGTTGCCATGCGCAACGCCAACGACGGTATTTCCATGGCGCAAACTGCCGAGGCCGGCATGGGAACGCTGACCGAAACCTTGCAACGGATGCGCGATCTGGCGATTCAGGCGGCGAACCGGGCGGCGGTCAGCAATGGCGACCGGCAAAAACTGCAAACCGAGTTTGCCCAGTTGGGCGACGAGTTGCAGCGGATTATCACCAACACCGAGTTCAACGGTAAGAAAATCCTGAACGGCTCGTTGCAAGGCGCGAACTTCCAAATCGGTGCCAACACCGCCTCGGATAACCAGATTTCGGTGACGGTATCCAATTTGTTGAGTATGTCCGGCATCAACGAGCTGTTCGGCACTAACCGCTCGATCGGTAGCGCTGCGACTTCCACGTTCGTGCGGTCCGCGATCGATGCGATCGATACCGCGATCGAGAAGATCGATATCTTCCGTTCCAACCTCGGTGCGATTCAAAACCGTTTCACGACCACGATTGCTAATCTACAATCGTCTATCGAGAACCAAAGTGCGGCGCGGTCCAGAATCATGGATGCCGACTTCGCTTCGGAAACTTCGAATCTGACCCGCAGCCAGATCCTGCAACAAGCCGGCACGGCGATGTTGGCGCAGGCGAATCAGGTCTCGCAAGGGGTCTTGAAACTATTGCAATAA
- a CDS encoding potassium-transporting ATPase subunit F yields the protein MSWIYLLSGGLALAVFVYLLVALFYPEKF from the coding sequence ATGAGCTGGATTTATCTGTTAAGCGGCGGGCTGGCGTTGGCCGTGTTCGTCTATCTGTTGGTCGCGCTGTTTTACCCGGAGAAATTCTGA
- the rpiA gene encoding ribose-5-phosphate isomerase RpiA, translating into MNDKQRVAHYAAQQVQNGMIVGLGTGSTANFFIEELARRQSEESLKFKVVSSSVVSANKAKQLGLALLGIEHIDGLDLYVDGADEVAPDLTLLKGRGYDLVREKLLAKTADSFLVLIDASKRVKRIGENFPIPIEVSPFAWRLVQRSVAAIGGHGNLRQTPNQDGLVVTSHGSLVLDVAFEPNLDGKTLNERLNAIPGIVEHGIFSGLTRAVFCGHDGKVDEQWA; encoded by the coding sequence ATGAACGATAAACAACGCGTTGCCCACTACGCGGCTCAGCAGGTGCAAAACGGCATGATCGTCGGCCTCGGCACCGGCTCCACCGCCAATTTCTTCATCGAAGAACTGGCGCGCCGGCAAAGCGAGGAGAGTTTGAAATTCAAAGTGGTATCCAGCTCGGTGGTCAGCGCCAATAAAGCCAAGCAGTTGGGCCTGGCATTGTTGGGCATAGAACATATCGACGGTCTGGATTTATACGTCGACGGCGCCGACGAAGTGGCGCCGGACCTGACGCTGTTGAAAGGCCGCGGCTACGATCTGGTGCGGGAAAAGCTGCTGGCCAAAACCGCCGACTCGTTTTTGGTCTTGATTGACGCCAGCAAACGGGTAAAACGAATCGGCGAAAATTTCCCGATTCCGATCGAAGTCAGCCCGTTCGCCTGGCGTTTGGTACAACGCAGCGTCGCGGCGATCGGCGGCCACGGCAACTTGCGGCAAACCCCGAACCAGGACGGCCTGGTGGTGACCTCGCACGGCAGCCTGGTGCTGGACGTGGCCTTCGAACCCAATCTGGACGGCAAAACCCTGAACGAACGTCTGAACGCCATCCCCGGCATCGTCGAACACGGCATATTCAGCGGTCTGACTCGCGCGGTGTTTTGCGGCCACGACGGCAAAGTCGACGAGCAGTGGGCTTAA